A genomic region of Eucalyptus grandis isolate ANBG69807.140 chromosome 5, ASM1654582v1, whole genome shotgun sequence contains the following coding sequences:
- the LOC120293350 gene encoding (-)-germacrene D synthase-like — MSLPISTIPSSLATQDKSHVVERHSANFHPSIWGDYFLKYASCSCSMENGHDQHAEQEIQKLDDEVKRMLCPDADEPSLKLDMIDQIQRLGIAHRFANDIDHVLKQLSETCFVCNNGDRDIDDLYTAALLFRLLRQQGYRVSSDIFNKFKDPCGKFSEKHASDVRGLLSLYEASHLSVHGEDVLDQALSFSLTHLESVKEQLSPPLATQVRHALKQTIRKGVPRLEARRYISMYEAEPLHNEVLLSLAKLDFNRLQKQHQKELFDITRWWMGLDFKRKLPFARDRLVEGYFWIVGVHFEPELAVARRMMTKVIAVTSVLDDIYDVYGTYEELELFTQAIQRWDIDCIHELPEYMQVFYKALINIYVEIEEILACTGKSYCLCYAVEAMKRQARYYFAEAKWMHQQHKPTMDEYMSIALVSSGYPLLAVTSFVGMPDIVTKDDLDWLFNDPKILKASTIICRLMDDLATHKFEQSRGHLDSAVQCYMKQYGVTEQEAENNLRKQVNDSWKDINEECLRPTAVAMPLLVGILNLSRVMDVLYKDGGDHYTNPHIALKDYIHSVLIDPVQ, encoded by the exons atgtcTCTTCCgatttcaacaattccatcttcTCTCGCAACTCAAGATAAAAGCCATGTGGTTGAACGCCATTCTGCAAATTTTCATCCAAGCATATGGGGGGATTACTTCCTCAAATATGCCTCTTGCTCTTGCTCAATG GAAAATGGCCATGATCAGCATGCGGAACAAGAAATCCAGAAGCTGGATGACGAGGTGAAGAGAATGCTATGCCCTGATGCCGACGAGCCATCCCTGAAACTGGACATGATTGATCAAATACAACGATTAGGCATTGCACACCGCTTCGCAAATGACATTGATCACGTGTTGAAACAACTTAGTGAGACATGCTTCGTTTGCAACAATGGAGACAGGGATATCGATGACCTCTACACGGCTGCTCTCCTCTTCCGATTGTTGCGACAACAAGGCTACCGAGTTTCATCTG ACATCTTCAACAAGTTCAAGGACCCCTGTGGAAAGTTCAGTGAGAAACATGCAAGTGACGTAAGGGGACTACTAAGTTTGTACGAAGCTAGCCATTTGAGTGTGCATGGAGAAGATGTTCTGGATCAAGCGCTTTCTTTCAGTTTAACCCATCTCGAATCCGTTAAGGAGCAACTAAGCCCTCCTCTCGCAACACAAGTCCGTCATGCCTTAAAGCAAACAATTCGTAAAGGGGTGCCGAGGCTCGAGGCCAGACGATACATCTCCATGTATGAAGCAGAACCTTTACATAATGAAGTCCTGCTATCACTAGCCAAGTTAGATTTCAACCGCCTGCAGAAGCAACACCAGAAGGAGTTATTTGATATTACAAG GTGGTGGATGGGTTTAGACTTCAAGAGGAAGTTACCATTTGCAAGAGACAGGCTCGTGGAAGGATACTTTTGGATTGTGGGAGTTCATTTTGAGCCCGAATTAGCGGTTGCTAGAAGAATGATGACCAAAGTGATCGCAGTGACTTCAGTTCTTGATGACATATATGATGTCTATGGCACCTATGAAGAGCTAGAGCTCTTTACTCAAGCAATTCAAAG GTGGGACATTGATTGCATACATGAACTTCCAGAGTACATGCAAGTGTTTTACAAAGCACTTATCAATATCTACGTCGAAATTGAAGAAATACTGGCATGCACAGGAAAATCATACTGCCTCTGCTATGCGGTAGAAGCG ATGAAGAGGCAGGCGAGATACTATTTTGCTGAAGCAAAATGGATGCACCAACAGCACAAGCCCACCATGGATGAGTACATGTCCATTGCGCTAGTATCAAGTGGTTACCCATTGTTAGCTGTCACGTCCTTTGTGGGAATGCCTGATATCGTCACAAAAGACGATCTAGATTGGTTGTTCAACGACCCAAAGATCCTCAAGGCTTCAACAATCATCTGCAGGCTCATGGATGATTTGGCGACACATAAG TTTGAACAATCAAGAGGACATTTGGACTCAGCCGTGCAATGTTACATGAAGCAATATGGTGTCACAGAACAAGAAGCGGAAAACAACCTTCGCAAGCAAGTGAATGACTCGTGGAAGGACATCAATGAGGAGTGTCTTCGCCCGACTGCTGTCGCAATGCCACTTCTTGTGGGAATTCTCAACCTCTCGCGAGTGATGGATGTGTTGTACAAGGATGGTGGAGATCATTATACCAATCCTCATATTGCACTGAAAGATTACATACATTCGGTGCTCATAGACCCAGTGCAATAG